A genomic segment from Armatimonadota bacterium encodes:
- the purS gene encoding phosphoribosylformylglycinamidine synthase subunit PurS, with protein sequence MMGTIRIIVTLKPGILDAAGQAVRRGLQALGYDQVGEVRVGRYIEVTVSDGTRPEEIRQMCERFLANPLIEQWRLERHEPAAGPARGRPARGPRQDAVRTSGRKTDRPGVH encoded by the coding sequence ATGATGGGGACGATCCGCATCATCGTCACGCTGAAGCCGGGCATCCTGGACGCCGCAGGGCAGGCCGTCCGGCGGGGGTTGCAGGCCCTGGGCTACGATCAGGTCGGCGAGGTCCGCGTCGGCCGCTACATCGAGGTTACCGTGTCCGACGGCACCAGGCCCGAGGAGATCCGGCAGATGTGCGAGCGGTTCCTGGCCAACCCGCTCATCGAGCAGTGGCGCCTCGAGCGCCACGAGCCGGCCGCCGGGCCCGCCCGGGGCCGCCCGGCGCGCGGTCCCCGCCAGGACGCCGTCCGGACGTCCGGACGCAAGACCGACCGCCCGGGAGTCCACTGA
- the purL gene encoding phosphoribosylformylglycinamidine synthase subunit PurL, giving the protein MSTTLPRLDPAAVGLTPSEYEEIRRRLGREPTALELQLFGVMWSEHCGYKHSRLTLRALPAGGPGVLRGPGENAGVVEIGEGWAVAFKVESHNHPSAVDPYNGAATGVGGIIRDVLAMGARPIALLDSLRFGPLDEPRARRLATGVVAGIAGYGNCIGVPTVGGEIHVDPRYRGNPLVNVVCLGLVRRDRVARARASGPGNVVMYVGARTGRDGIGGAAFASGELDERSEGEDRASVQIGDPFTGKLLIEATLEALEAGGVVALQDMGAAGLTCAASEMAARGGVGMRLDLDRVPLRESGMRADEILRSESQERMLLVVRPEAADRVAAVYRRWGLAAVVIGEVTAEPVLRIFHRDGLVVSLPPYALAEAPGYRPAAKEPQRPPDLWSLDPLPEERDPEEALRRLLASPGIASARAVYEQYDHAVQVRTVVPPGAGDAAVLRIPELAPRGLALAVDGNGSLCALDPYRGARRAVAECAANLACAGAVPLGVTDGLNFGNPEDPEVFWTFRQAVCGIADACRALEIPVVGGNVSFYNESPEGPIPPTPIVAMVGLVEDVRVVPRMSFRGEDDLIVLVGDPAGDLAASTYLREVHGLDRGRPQDVDLDLHRRVLRVVREAVRAGLVRSVHDVSEGGLAVALAESAIAGGIGAEIVLPAAARRDTVLFGEAPSRIILSLREEDLPALRTLARASDVPITLLGRTGGDRLRIAVAAEASRRHAIDVPLDTLRRAYEALAEVFR; this is encoded by the coding sequence ATGAGCACGACCCTGCCCCGCCTCGACCCCGCCGCCGTCGGCCTCACGCCCTCCGAATACGAAGAGATCCGCCGCCGGCTCGGCCGTGAGCCGACCGCGCTGGAGCTCCAGTTGTTCGGGGTGATGTGGTCCGAGCACTGCGGGTACAAGCACAGCAGGCTGACGCTCCGCGCGCTGCCCGCCGGCGGCCCCGGCGTGCTGCGCGGCCCGGGGGAGAACGCCGGCGTGGTGGAGATCGGCGAGGGCTGGGCGGTGGCCTTCAAGGTGGAGAGCCACAACCATCCCAGCGCCGTCGATCCGTACAACGGCGCGGCCACCGGGGTGGGGGGAATCATCCGCGACGTGCTGGCGATGGGCGCGCGGCCCATCGCCTTGCTGGATTCGCTCCGCTTCGGCCCCCTGGACGAACCCCGGGCCCGGCGCCTCGCCACCGGCGTGGTCGCGGGGATCGCCGGTTACGGCAACTGCATCGGCGTGCCCACCGTGGGCGGGGAGATCCACGTCGACCCGCGCTACCGGGGGAACCCCCTGGTCAACGTCGTCTGCCTGGGTCTGGTGCGCCGCGACCGCGTGGCCCGCGCCCGGGCCAGTGGACCGGGCAACGTGGTGATGTACGTCGGGGCCCGCACCGGTCGCGACGGGATCGGCGGCGCCGCCTTCGCCTCCGGAGAGCTCGACGAGCGCTCCGAAGGGGAGGACCGGGCCTCCGTGCAGATCGGCGATCCCTTCACCGGCAAACTGCTGATCGAGGCTACCCTGGAAGCGCTGGAGGCCGGCGGGGTGGTCGCGCTGCAGGACATGGGCGCCGCGGGGCTGACCTGCGCCGCGAGCGAGATGGCCGCCCGCGGAGGCGTCGGCATGCGCCTGGATCTTGATCGCGTGCCGCTGCGTGAGAGCGGGATGCGCGCGGACGAGATCCTGCGCAGCGAGTCGCAGGAGCGCATGCTGCTGGTCGTCCGGCCGGAGGCGGCGGACCGGGTCGCCGCGGTCTACCGCCGGTGGGGGCTGGCCGCGGTCGTAATCGGCGAGGTCACTGCCGAGCCGGTCCTGCGCATTTTCCATCGCGACGGCCTGGTGGTCTCCCTGCCGCCCTACGCGCTGGCCGAGGCGCCGGGTTACCGGCCCGCCGCGAAGGAGCCGCAGCGACCGCCGGATCTGTGGTCGCTGGATCCGCTGCCCGAGGAGCGCGATCCCGAGGAAGCCCTCCGGAGACTGCTGGCCTCGCCGGGGATCGCGAGCGCGCGGGCGGTGTACGAGCAGTACGACCATGCCGTCCAGGTCCGAACCGTGGTGCCCCCCGGAGCCGGCGATGCGGCGGTGCTGCGGATTCCGGAGCTGGCGCCGAGGGGGCTGGCCCTGGCCGTGGACGGAAACGGATCGCTGTGCGCCCTGGATCCCTACCGCGGCGCCCGACGCGCCGTGGCGGAGTGCGCCGCGAACCTGGCCTGCGCGGGCGCCGTACCCCTGGGGGTCACCGACGGCCTCAACTTTGGGAACCCCGAAGACCCCGAGGTCTTCTGGACATTCCGCCAGGCGGTGTGCGGGATCGCCGACGCCTGCCGGGCGCTGGAAATCCCCGTCGTCGGCGGCAACGTCTCCTTCTACAACGAGTCTCCCGAGGGTCCCATCCCCCCCACGCCGATTGTGGCCATGGTCGGGCTGGTCGAGGATGTTCGGGTGGTGCCGCGGATGTCCTTCCGCGGCGAGGACGACCTCATCGTGCTGGTCGGCGATCCCGCAGGCGATCTGGCCGCTTCGACCTACCTCCGCGAGGTGCACGGCCTCGATCGCGGCCGGCCGCAGGATGTGGACCTCGATCTCCACCGGCGGGTGTTGCGCGTGGTCCGGGAAGCGGTCCGGGCGGGCCTGGTCCGCTCGGTGCACGACGTCTCGGAGGGCGGATTGGCCGTGGCCCTGGCCGAGTCCGCCATCGCTGGCGGCATCGGCGCGGAGATCGTGCTGCCCGCGGCGGCGCGCCGGGACACGGTCCTTTTTGGCGAGGCCCCGTCGCGGATCATCCTGAGCCTGCGGGAAGAAGACCTCCCCGCGCTCCGTACCCTCGCCCGGGCCTCCGACGTCCCGATCACCCTCCTCGGCCGCACCGGCGGCGACCGGCTGCGGATCGCCGTGGCGGCCGAAGCCTCGCGGCGGCATGCCATCGACGTGCCGCTGGATACCCTCCGGCGAGCGTATGAGGCCCTCGCGGAGGTCTTTCGATGA
- the purB gene encoding adenylosuccinate lyase, with translation MIDRYTTPEMARLWAPETKFGLWLEIELLVCEAQAQSGHVPREVAERLRRTAKVGTPARIDEIERTQTQHDVVAFLRSVAEETGPDARYLHLGLGSSDVVDTALSVLLVRAADLLLTELQKVGEALARLAAAHRHTLMAGRTHGMHAEPTTFGLKAALWYDEIRRAGERLSRAREQVRVGKISGEVGTYAHLDPAVEAYVCERLGLRPAPVSSQILSRDRHAEFLAAVAIAGGTLEEIATEIRGLSRTEIGEVEEPFLAGQTGSSAMPHKRNPILCERITGLARILRGYAQAAMEDQALWGERDISHSSVERIAVPGATGLLHYMLRKMAVVLEGLRVYPDRMRANLERSGGLVFSHRALLALLRRGLTREDAYQVVQRAATAALEGRASFRDELRRSGHFDEAELEALFDHAAYLRHVDHVLARLGIGRTAEVRR, from the coding sequence GTGATCGACCGCTATACCACGCCCGAAATGGCGCGCCTGTGGGCGCCCGAGACGAAGTTCGGACTGTGGCTGGAGATTGAACTGCTGGTCTGCGAGGCGCAGGCGCAATCCGGCCACGTGCCCCGGGAGGTTGCCGAGCGTCTGCGCCGGACGGCCAAGGTCGGGACGCCGGCCCGGATCGACGAGATCGAGCGGACGCAGACGCAGCACGACGTCGTGGCCTTCCTGCGCTCGGTGGCCGAGGAGACCGGACCGGACGCGCGCTATCTGCACCTGGGGCTGGGCTCCTCCGATGTGGTGGACACGGCGCTGTCCGTCCTCCTGGTGCGCGCCGCCGACCTGCTGCTGACGGAGCTGCAGAAGGTCGGCGAGGCCCTGGCCCGCCTGGCCGCGGCGCACCGCCACACGCTGATGGCCGGGCGCACCCACGGGATGCACGCCGAGCCGACGACCTTCGGGTTGAAGGCCGCGCTGTGGTACGACGAGATCCGCCGGGCCGGCGAGCGGCTGAGCCGGGCGCGGGAGCAGGTCCGCGTCGGGAAGATCTCGGGCGAAGTCGGCACCTACGCCCACCTCGATCCCGCCGTGGAGGCCTACGTGTGCGAGCGCCTGGGGCTGCGGCCCGCGCCCGTCTCCTCGCAAATCCTGTCGCGGGACCGCCACGCCGAGTTCCTGGCCGCCGTGGCCATCGCCGGCGGGACGCTGGAGGAGATCGCGACCGAGATCCGCGGCCTGAGCCGCACCGAGATCGGCGAGGTGGAGGAGCCGTTTCTGGCCGGCCAGACCGGCTCGTCGGCCATGCCGCACAAACGCAACCCGATTCTCTGCGAGCGCATCACGGGGCTGGCCCGGATCCTGCGCGGGTACGCCCAGGCGGCGATGGAGGACCAGGCGCTGTGGGGCGAGCGCGATATCTCCCACTCCTCCGTGGAACGGATCGCCGTGCCGGGGGCGACCGGCCTGCTGCACTACATGCTGCGGAAGATGGCCGTCGTGCTGGAGGGCCTGCGGGTGTATCCGGACCGCATGCGCGCCAACCTGGAGCGGTCCGGAGGGCTGGTATTCAGCCACCGGGCGCTGCTGGCGCTGCTCCGGCGGGGCCTGACACGCGAGGACGCCTATCAGGTGGTCCAGCGGGCGGCTACGGCGGCGCTGGAAGGCCGGGCCTCCTTCCGCGACGAGCTGCGGCGCAGCGGGCACTTCGACGAGGCCGAGCTTGAGGCGCTCTTCGACCACGCCGCCTATCTGCGGCACGTGGACCATGTGTTGGCCCGCCTGGGGATCGGCCGGACCGCGGAGGTGAGACGATGA
- the purQ gene encoding phosphoribosylformylglycinamidine synthase subunit PurQ, with protein MTIGVVVFPGSNCDRDCVHVLRHVLGQHVVVVWHEETSVAGLDAVILPGGFAYGDYLRAGAVAATSPIMAAVRAFAAGGGPVLGICNGFQVLLEAGVLPGAMLRNRGLQFLCRPVHLRVESTRTPFTRTLREGQVLRLPIAHGEGNYYAPPALLETVEAEKQVVFRYCDPDGRISAEANPNGSLRNIAGICSPRGNVLGLMPHPERAAEEILGSVDGRLIFESLLASLHSRAPVTAG; from the coding sequence ATGACGATCGGCGTGGTCGTCTTTCCCGGCAGTAACTGCGACCGGGACTGCGTCCATGTGCTCCGCCACGTGCTCGGACAGCACGTCGTCGTGGTCTGGCACGAGGAGACCAGCGTGGCAGGTCTGGACGCGGTGATCCTCCCCGGCGGGTTTGCCTACGGCGACTATCTGCGCGCCGGCGCCGTGGCCGCCACCAGCCCCATCATGGCCGCCGTCCGGGCGTTCGCCGCCGGGGGCGGGCCGGTGCTCGGCATCTGCAACGGGTTCCAGGTGCTCCTCGAGGCCGGGGTGCTGCCCGGGGCGATGCTGCGCAACCGCGGCCTGCAGTTCCTGTGCCGGCCGGTACATCTCCGTGTCGAGTCCACCCGTACCCCGTTTACCCGGACCCTGAGGGAAGGCCAGGTCCTGCGCCTGCCCATCGCCCACGGGGAGGGCAACTACTACGCTCCGCCGGCGCTGCTCGAGACCGTGGAAGCGGAAAAGCAGGTCGTCTTCCGCTACTGCGATCCGGACGGGCGCATCTCGGCGGAGGCCAACCCGAACGGCTCGCTGCGCAACATCGCCGGGATCTGCAGCCCCCGGGGAAACGTCCTGGGCCTGATGCCGCACCCTGAGCGTGCGGCGGAAGAGATCCTGGGGTCGGTCGACGGCCGGCTGATCTTCGAGTCGCTGCTGGCCTCTCTGCACTCCCGCGCGCCGGTGACGGCCGGATGA
- the purF gene encoding amidophosphoribosyltransferase → MTWWESDAPREECGVVGVCATGGSAAPVAHLALYALQHRGQESAGIASSDGRGIWVHRGMGLVSQVFDADRVAGLPGPLAVGHVRYATMGSARLENAQPLVVASPWGPLALAHNGNLINAPLLRAELQAGGVAFHSTTDSEVIAQVIAHAPVPSLEEAVAYAMRRIEGAYTVALLASGRVLGFRDAYGIRPLAIGRSAQAYLLASESCAFDHTGATFVRDVAPGEVVVIDEHGMRSHRLLPARREAQCVFEYIYFARPDTVLAGRNVHLTRRRMGRILAREHPARADVVIAVPDSGTSAALGFAEASGIPFEVGLIKNRYIGRTFIQPDQARRDLGVRLKLNPLREVIDGRRVVLVDDSIVRGTTSGKIVGMLRRAGATEVHVRISSPPIRFPCFYGIDTSSRGELVAASKSVEEIRRMIGADTLGYLSQLGLVEALQLARERLCMACLDGAYPTAVPEEALAGRHALEGAPVG, encoded by the coding sequence ATGACGTGGTGGGAGTCCGACGCCCCTCGCGAAGAGTGCGGCGTGGTGGGCGTGTGCGCCACCGGCGGCTCGGCCGCGCCCGTCGCCCACCTCGCCCTGTACGCCCTGCAGCACCGCGGGCAGGAGAGCGCGGGCATCGCCAGCAGCGACGGGCGCGGGATCTGGGTGCACAGGGGCATGGGATTGGTCTCGCAGGTCTTCGACGCCGATCGGGTCGCCGGGCTGCCGGGGCCCCTGGCCGTCGGCCACGTCCGGTACGCGACGATGGGCAGCGCCCGGCTGGAGAACGCTCAGCCCCTGGTGGTGGCCTCCCCGTGGGGGCCGCTGGCCCTGGCCCACAACGGCAACCTGATCAACGCGCCCCTGCTGCGGGCGGAGCTGCAGGCCGGCGGCGTTGCGTTCCACTCGACGACCGACAGCGAAGTCATCGCCCAGGTCATCGCCCACGCGCCGGTCCCCAGCCTGGAGGAGGCCGTGGCCTACGCCATGCGGCGGATCGAGGGTGCCTACACAGTCGCCCTGCTCGCCTCAGGCCGGGTGCTCGGCTTCCGGGACGCCTACGGCATCCGCCCGCTGGCGATCGGCCGCAGCGCCCAGGCCTACCTCCTGGCCTCCGAATCCTGCGCCTTCGACCACACCGGGGCGACCTTCGTGCGCGATGTAGCGCCCGGCGAAGTCGTCGTCATCGACGAGCACGGGATGCGCTCGCACCGGCTGCTGCCGGCCCGGCGCGAGGCCCAGTGCGTGTTCGAGTACATCTACTTCGCCCGTCCCGACACCGTGCTGGCCGGCCGCAACGTCCACCTGACCCGGCGGCGGATGGGGCGGATCCTGGCCCGCGAGCATCCGGCGCGGGCCGACGTGGTCATCGCCGTTCCCGACTCCGGCACCTCGGCCGCCCTGGGCTTCGCCGAGGCGTCGGGGATCCCGTTCGAAGTCGGCCTGATCAAGAACCGGTACATCGGCCGCACCTTCATCCAGCCCGACCAGGCCCGGCGCGACCTGGGCGTGCGCCTGAAGCTGAACCCGCTCCGTGAGGTGATCGACGGCCGGCGCGTGGTCCTGGTGGACGACTCCATCGTCCGGGGGACCACCAGCGGGAAGATCGTCGGGATGCTGCGCCGGGCGGGGGCGACGGAGGTCCACGTGCGGATCTCCTCGCCGCCGATCCGCTTCCCGTGTTTTTACGGCATCGACACCAGCAGCCGGGGAGAACTCGTCGCGGCGTCGAAGTCTGTAGAAGAGATCCGCCGGATGATCGGCGCCGACACCCTGGGCTACCTCAGCCAGTTGGGACTGGTCGAGGCGCTGCAGCTGGCGCGAGAACGGTTGTGCATGGCCTGTCTCGACGGCGCCTATCCCACCGCTGTCCCCGAGGAAGCGCTGGCCGGGCGTCATGCGCTCGAGGGGGCCCCGGTTGGGTAG
- the purH gene encoding bifunctional phosphoribosylaminoimidazolecarboxamide formyltransferase/IMP cyclohydrolase, protein MAIRRALISVWDKTGVVELAKALVAFGAAVISTGGTARALADDGVPVTTVESITGYPAILDGRVKTLHPAVFAGILGRDDPAHRTALEDLGIAPIDLVVVNLYPFEVRGVRAPMSEAVELIDIGGCALIRAAAKNWERVAVLSDPSQYGPVIEELRRDGGLSAETRRRLAAEAFARTASYDAAIAGYFQAAAGGRFPDLLTLAFRKVQQTRYGENPHQQGAFYRPTVGSGGLADARQLQGKELSFNNWVDLDAAWGLVNEFAAPAAAIIKHATPCGAATAATLAEAYRAALDCDRVSAFGGVVALNRPVDGPTALAIAGIFTEVVIAPGFSAEARHALRKKTSLRLLEADPPASRPGLEMKSVAGGMLLQDRDVVDLEEDALRVVTPRAPTATELADLRFAWTVAKWVKSNAIVLAKDGATVGIGAGQPNRVGAVEIAVKVAGERARGAVMASDAFFPFRDGIDAAARAGVTAVMQPGGSVRDAEVIAAATEHGMAMVFTGIRHFRH, encoded by the coding sequence ATCGCCATCCGGCGCGCCCTGATCAGCGTCTGGGACAAGACCGGTGTCGTCGAGCTGGCGAAGGCGCTGGTCGCCTTTGGCGCCGCCGTGATCAGCACCGGCGGCACGGCCCGGGCGCTGGCCGATGACGGCGTGCCGGTGACCACGGTCGAATCGATCACCGGCTATCCCGCCATCCTCGACGGCCGCGTCAAGACGCTGCACCCGGCCGTCTTCGCCGGCATTCTCGGCCGCGATGATCCGGCGCACCGGACGGCGCTGGAGGATCTAGGCATCGCGCCCATCGACCTCGTCGTCGTGAACCTGTACCCCTTCGAGGTGCGGGGGGTCCGGGCGCCGATGAGCGAAGCGGTGGAGCTCATCGATATCGGGGGGTGCGCCCTTATCCGCGCCGCGGCGAAGAACTGGGAGCGTGTCGCCGTGCTGTCCGATCCGTCCCAGTACGGTCCGGTGATCGAAGAGCTGCGCCGCGACGGCGGCCTCTCCGCCGAGACCCGCCGACGTCTGGCGGCCGAAGCTTTTGCCCGGACCGCATCCTACGACGCCGCCATCGCCGGCTATTTCCAGGCGGCCGCCGGGGGGCGCTTCCCCGACCTCCTGACGCTGGCCTTCCGCAAGGTGCAGCAGACGCGCTACGGGGAGAATCCGCACCAGCAGGGTGCGTTCTATCGGCCGACCGTCGGCTCGGGCGGGCTCGCCGACGCGCGGCAGCTGCAGGGCAAGGAGCTGTCCTTTAACAACTGGGTCGATCTCGATGCCGCCTGGGGGCTGGTGAACGAGTTCGCCGCGCCGGCCGCGGCCATCATCAAGCACGCCACGCCCTGCGGCGCGGCGACCGCCGCCACCCTTGCCGAGGCCTACCGGGCCGCCCTCGACTGCGACCGGGTCTCGGCCTTCGGCGGCGTCGTGGCCCTGAACCGGCCGGTTGACGGGCCGACGGCGTTGGCGATTGCCGGCATCTTTACGGAGGTTGTGATCGCCCCCGGATTCAGCGCCGAGGCCCGCCACGCGCTCAGGAAGAAGACGAGCCTTCGGCTCCTGGAAGCCGACCCGCCCGCGTCGCGGCCGGGCCTGGAGATGAAGAGTGTGGCCGGGGGCATGCTCCTCCAGGACCGCGATGTCGTGGACCTCGAGGAGGATGCGCTGCGCGTGGTCACCCCTCGCGCCCCGACGGCCACGGAGCTGGCCGATCTGCGCTTCGCCTGGACCGTGGCGAAGTGGGTGAAGTCCAACGCCATCGTCCTGGCCAAGGACGGGGCCACGGTCGGCATCGGGGCCGGACAGCCCAACCGGGTCGGCGCCGTGGAGATTGCCGTGAAGGTGGCCGGGGAGCGGGCCAGGGGGGCGGTGATGGCCTCCGACGCCTTCTTCCCGTTCCGGGACGGCATCGACGCCGCGGCCCGGGCCGGCGTCACGGCCGTGATGCAGCCCGGCGGGTCGGTGCGGGACGCGGAAGTCATCGCCGCCGCGACCGAGCACGGCATGGCGATGGTCTTCACGGGAATCCGCCACTTTCGGCACTAG
- the purN gene encoding phosphoribosylglycinamide formyltransferase yields MIRIGVLASGAGTNLQAILDACARGEIDGRVVVVVSNNPKAMALDRARRAGIPAVAMHHRAFPDRDTFDAKLAEILHSYEVDLVCMAGFLRILGSWFIGQFAGRIMNIHPALLPSFGGLGMYGERVHRAVLDSGAKFSGCTVHFANEAPDGGPIILQAVVPVRDDDTPETLAARIAIEEHRLYPEAIRLFAQGRLKVVGRRVHILEARQPAPVE; encoded by the coding sequence ATGATCCGGATCGGCGTCCTGGCCTCGGGAGCCGGAACCAACCTGCAGGCCATTCTCGACGCCTGCGCTCGGGGGGAGATCGACGGGCGTGTGGTCGTGGTCGTCTCCAACAACCCCAAGGCGATGGCCCTGGACCGGGCGCGGCGGGCGGGGATCCCGGCCGTGGCCATGCACCACCGGGCCTTTCCCGACCGCGACACCTTTGACGCCAAACTCGCCGAGATTCTCCACTCCTATGAGGTGGACCTCGTCTGCATGGCCGGCTTTCTGCGCATCCTGGGCTCCTGGTTCATCGGCCAGTTCGCCGGCCGCATCATGAACATCCATCCGGCGCTGCTCCCGTCCTTCGGCGGCCTGGGGATGTACGGCGAGCGCGTGCACCGGGCTGTGCTGGACAGCGGGGCCAAGTTCTCCGGCTGCACGGTCCACTTCGCCAATGAGGCTCCCGACGGGGGCCCCATCATCCTCCAGGCGGTCGTCCCCGTGCGCGACGACGACACACCGGAGACGCTGGCGGCGCGGATCGCCATAGAAGAGCACCGCCTCTACCCGGAGGCGATCCGCCTGTTTGCGCAGGGACGGTTGAAGGTCGTCGGTCGGCGCGTCCACATCCTGGAGGCCCGCCAGCCGGCTCCTGTGGAGTAG
- the purM gene encoding phosphoribosylformylglycinamidine cyclo-ligase, with amino-acid sequence MGSDGLTYREAGVDRAEIARALGAVADRVRGTFTPQVLGDLGQFSGLFHLRRYRDPVLVSTIDGVGTKGLLLREAGRLAVAGRDAIVHGVNDVAVLGGTPLFALDYIAAGRLEPAEVTALLEGMAAACREEGVALVGGETAQMPGVYTAQGLDVAACVVGVVERDEVADGAKIKPGHLLVGLAADGLHTNGFSLIREVMARRRWALDTVPEGLGVSLRDALLVPHRSYRKPLLALARSQLLRGAAHITGGGIAANLVRVLPDGCRAVVDTLTWTVPTLFAVLARAGGIETGEMWGTFNMGVGAIAVVPRERGRLAVDICRANGAEAWIIGEVVAGERGVEIR; translated from the coding sequence TTGGGTAGTGACGGCCTGACCTATCGAGAGGCGGGGGTGGACCGTGCGGAGATCGCCCGCGCCCTGGGCGCCGTTGCGGACCGCGTCCGCGGCACGTTCACGCCCCAGGTCCTCGGCGACCTGGGACAGTTCAGCGGCCTCTTCCACCTCCGCCGTTATCGCGACCCGGTGCTGGTCTCCACGATCGACGGCGTGGGGACGAAGGGGCTGCTGCTGCGCGAGGCCGGCCGGCTGGCCGTGGCCGGCCGCGATGCCATCGTCCACGGGGTGAACGACGTGGCGGTGCTGGGAGGAACGCCGCTGTTCGCCCTGGACTACATCGCCGCGGGGCGGCTCGAGCCGGCGGAGGTGACCGCGCTGCTGGAGGGGATGGCCGCCGCCTGCCGGGAGGAGGGCGTGGCCCTGGTGGGCGGCGAGACGGCGCAGATGCCGGGGGTGTACACGGCGCAGGGGCTGGATGTCGCGGCCTGCGTGGTGGGCGTGGTCGAGCGCGACGAAGTTGCCGACGGCGCGAAGATCAAACCCGGCCACCTCCTGGTCGGCCTGGCCGCGGACGGCCTGCACACCAACGGCTTCTCCCTGATCCGGGAGGTCATGGCCCGCCGGCGCTGGGCGCTGGACACGGTGCCCGAGGGGCTCGGCGTCTCGCTGCGGGACGCCCTGCTGGTCCCGCATCGCTCCTACCGGAAACCGCTGCTGGCCCTGGCCAGGTCCCAGTTGCTGCGCGGCGCCGCCCACATCACCGGGGGAGGCATCGCCGCCAACCTCGTCCGCGTTCTGCCGGACGGCTGCCGGGCGGTGGTGGACACGCTGACGTGGACCGTGCCGACTCTGTTCGCGGTCCTGGCCCGGGCCGGCGGCATCGAGACCGGGGAGATGTGGGGGACGTTCAATATGGGCGTCGGCGCCATCGCCGTGGTGCCGCGGGAGCGGGGGCGCCTGGCCGTGGACATCTGCCGGGCCAACGGCGCCGAGGCCTGGATCATCGGCGAGGTGGTCGCCGGCGAGAGGGGTGTTGAGATTCGATGA
- a CDS encoding phosphoribosylaminoimidazolesuccinocarboxamide synthase: protein MTTAATLTESRLPLPLHTRGKVRDVYAAEDRLLIVATDRLSAFDHVLPTPIPDKGRVLTQLSAFWFTKTADLVRNHLLTVRPEEIVRQLPALQAVPRDLLDGRVMLVERCARIDVECVVRGYLTGSALEEYARDGTVAGVPLPPGLRNGDRLPEPVFTPATKAAVGHDETITFAALQEVVGRELADALRTISLSLYRRAANHAAARGLILADTKFEFGMRDGEVVLIDEALTPDSSRYWDAAHYPGALVAFDKQVVRDYLTRIGWNREPPAPALPADVVAATRARYLETYTRLTGQSLPERTTTEEA, encoded by the coding sequence ATGACGACGGCGGCGACACTGACGGAGAGCCGGCTCCCGCTGCCGCTCCACACGCGGGGCAAGGTGCGGGACGTGTATGCCGCGGAGGACCGCCTGCTCATCGTGGCCACCGACCGCCTCTCCGCCTTCGACCACGTCCTGCCCACCCCGATCCCGGACAAAGGGCGGGTGCTGACGCAGCTGTCGGCCTTCTGGTTCACCAAGACCGCCGATCTGGTCCGCAACCACCTGTTGACCGTCCGGCCGGAGGAGATCGTCCGACAGCTCCCCGCGCTGCAGGCGGTCCCCCGCGACCTGCTCGACGGTCGGGTCATGCTGGTGGAGCGGTGCGCGCGGATCGACGTGGAGTGCGTCGTCCGCGGCTACCTCACCGGGTCCGCCCTCGAGGAGTACGCGCGGGACGGGACGGTCGCCGGCGTGCCCCTGCCGCCGGGGTTGCGCAACGGCGACCGGCTGCCGGAGCCCGTCTTCACGCCGGCGACGAAAGCGGCGGTGGGGCACGACGAGACCATCACCTTCGCCGCATTGCAGGAGGTTGTGGGACGCGAACTGGCCGATGCCCTGCGCACCATCAGCCTGTCTCTCTATCGACGCGCCGCGAACCACGCCGCGGCGCGCGGACTGATCCTGGCCGACACGAAGTTCGAGTTCGGGATGCGGGACGGCGAGGTCGTCCTCATCGACGAAGCCCTCACCCCCGACTCGTCGCGTTACTGGGACGCCGCCCACTACCCCGGCGCGCTGGTCGCCTTCGACAAACAGGTCGTCCGCGACTATCTCACCCGCATCGGGTGGAACCGCGAGCCGCCGGCGCCGGCGCTGCCGGCGGACGTGGTCGCCGCCACGCGGGCGCGTTACCTGGAGACCTATACCCGGCTCACCGGGCAGTCGCTGCCGGAGAGGACGACCACCGAGGAGGCATGA
- a CDS encoding AAA family ATPase → MKLLEREQNLKDLKGWMDEAAAGHGRLVFIAGEAGVGKTALLRLFAQSVEGIARVAVGACDPLSTPRPLGPLLDVKEKPAKPHGWG, encoded by the coding sequence ATGAAGCTGCTCGAACGCGAGCAGAACCTCAAAGATCTCAAGGGATGGATGGACGAGGCGGCCGCGGGCCATGGCCGTCTCGTCTTCATCGCGGGCGAAGCCGGCGTCGGGAAGACTGCCCTGCTGCGCCTCTTCGCCCAGTCCGTCGAGGGCATCGCCCGCGTGGCCGTCGGCGCCTGCGACCCCCTCTCCACGCCGCGGCCGCTCGGTCCGCTTCTTGATGTGAAGGAGAAGCCCGCGAAGCCGCACGGCTGGGGCTGA